CAAACAAACCATCAATCTCTACCCCATCAAACAGTTTGATAACTGGTACAAATGCCTCTTCAACAGCTCTTAAATCGTTTACTTCTCCCTGTAATTTCAACTTATCACAGAATGAGGTgaaaaagtcacttcagtcaacaTGTCTTGGTGCAACACATAATGCACCGATATTGGTATTTTTTGGTATGCACTCCTAATCTGTAAGATCCAGATGTAAACATTTCCCCATCAGCATGTTCAGTTACAGATTGCGGAAGATTCTTGCTTTCGCCGATTTCTCGTATCCAGTCTTTCCCCAGGTTAATTTTCCCAAAATTAAAATCTTGCACTGAAGTTCCTCCTTCTCTTCAAAAACCCCAAAGGGCTTCAGAGTCTCCACTAGTTTCTGTGTGAGTAGGCAGTCAGTCTCCCTGGGGGCTGCTAAGCGGGCGGGGGAAGAGATGCCACAGTGCTTCTGTGGTGGGTGTTTGCAGCGATCCCTGCCTTGTAACCGCAAACAGCTTGGTCTCAGCCGGCACCGCCCAGCCGTCCTCCGCCCTCCTCGCCTGCAGCCCCCTACTCTGGGCAGGATCCAGAGATGGGAAGGAGGGGCGTCGGCTGCCTCAGCCCTGGCCCAGCCTCAGTCCTGCTCCGGTCTAgagtatttctattttaaaataaaagttttaattttaaaattttctagttgcCTTTTTACTAGAGGCACTATAATGTATCATTCAATCcggaacacttaaaaaaaattatatataactcatatatacataaaatagacgTCTTAAGTGCATAGGTTGTGAATATTTACATACGGATGGGTGCATCTAAGTAACTGACACCAAAAAGAAGGTAAGCTCACCTAATTACGCTGAGACAAGAGGCATCATCAGGACTGATTGCTTCCCTGTGAATAGAGTCTTTGGGATAAGAATATTGTCAGTGACAACACGTTTCTGCTTGTACCATGCCTGGTGATGATAAAGTTGAATATCTGGTTGAGGTGTACATGACCAAATTGCAACTGTTGCCTATAAGATCTGTCTTGTCCAATGTAGAAATTTACTTGAGGCATTTTCAAGCAAATTAATTCCATTCGGTgacttagtatttttaaatgtccccATCTCCTTTATCCTCTGCTCCCTTAGGGCTGGTCATCTTTGGAGAGACAGTCACTTCTGCTTGTGTTTCCCATCAGCTCACAGGCTTTCACGTGACCTTGTAAGCAGGCTGTGTACCCTGGACGCCGGAGGCATGGAGAGAATGGAGTGGCCCTGAGTCCAGCTGTCTAAAGTCACCGTGGAGTTGATTGTAGTCACTTCTCTATCATTAATTATAATCATAGCTGTACCCTTTTACTGCTATTATGATCTCACTGCAGGCTTTTTGTTAAAACTTTATTCCTGTGTACACACTCAGGGCACAGCATATTGTCCTCCAGGTGTGGGGGTGGGAAATCGCCAGAAGGTATCAGGAAGAGTGCGGACACCCTCCTTCGCTTTCCAGGCACCCAGGCCTGCCCAGCGTGAAACTGTAACTGAGCCCAGCCGCCTGTGCTAGCTGGGAGACTTCTCCCGTGGACCACGCACCACCGGACCTCACCAGTCTCTTGTGAGTGTACTGGCTCCGTCTTCATGGCCCTGGTTGTCATCCTGCTCCAGGCGGCAAACACAGCTTCTGAGTTGGGGGCAGAAGTCGAGACAACTCCCTCAGGAGGCGGAGGAGCTCCCTCGAGGGCAGGTGGCCCCCCTGTAGGAGGAGCAGCCCCTTCGGAGCCTTCCAGGGGTAGCTCCCCCTTTTCTATCTTTATCCTTTTCGACAGTGACAGGATCCTGGCCTCCTGTGCCGTGGCAGGAAAGTTTTTTTGATGAGGGTAAGCATATTTGCAGAGTCGTTTATATCCATCCAGTTTCGggcctttggtgctcagctttagcTGCTGGCACCAAGCTCGAATGACATCCCTGTGGACCAGGTTGACAGGCGGCAGGACAGAAGGAAGAGTGGGGATGGGGATCCGCGTCGGGGTCCTCGGAGTTTTCACACCGTCACAGCGTTGTGACGTGTCTCCTGGATCGCAGGCTCCTTGTTTGTGCTCCCCATGCTCAGAAAGGTCAAGGTTGATAAAATGAAGGCTCTCCTTACTGCTGAtatgattttttccctttctttaagaacttgagaaagaaaatgtctcTTCATTATATACTTCCTGCCTACTTAGCTGTTACAACTCTTCTTGCTATCATATCTTCCCGTAAGCATTACTTCTGTTGTGCTTTATCCCCCTTCCTGACTTGAAATCTTAATGTAGAAATCTTTGTTAATGGTAGAGGGCATATTATTTTCACGTGTAAGTACTCCAAACTGCCTAGCCAGTGCATAGAACACTGTGAATGCTTCATAAGCATATGctaaatcaataaatgaatgaaaatctaAACATTTTCTGAGACTTAGAAGAGTTTTCAGGCAAAGAGAAGGGAACAAAATATTTCAGGGTTATTTTACATTGTATTTTAGCATATTGTTTATATTACATTATAAGtaccatgcttcccaggtggcactagtgataaagaacttgcctgccaatgtaggagacataagagacgtgggtttgatccctgcgtcaggaagatcccctggaggagggcatagaaactcactccaatattcttgcctggagaatccccgtggccggaggatcctggtgggctacagtccaaagggtcacaaagagttggacacaactgaagcaacttagcacacaggcatgcacatagGAACCATATCTAAACACTTACCATTTACAAGCACTACCTGGCACTCTGCCTGCATTATTTTGCTTATTCCTAGAAAGAATCTCTAAtgtaataatattttgttttagagATAAGCCAATGAAGGTATAAGCAGGAAGCTCACACAAGTAATAAGTGGTAGCACTTGAATTCAATCCCTCTTAGATGCCTAAGAGTAGGGGTCCCCAAGCTCTGGGCTACAGAGAGCCTGGGGACCCCTGTCAGATGAGAGGCAGCaatagattagaaataaagtgcacattgaatgtaatgtgcttgaatcttcccaaaaccatcccccaaccccagttcatggaaaaattatcttccatgaaatcagttcctggtgccaaaaatgttggggaccactgctaaGAGCATAATCTTAATAAATACTCTTTTTCCTTCTATCAGCTTTAGGGTTTAGGGCACGGTTGTTTCTTAGCCACAAAGTTACTGATATATTGATACTTATTATTTGTGGGGACTGTCCTGTACATCATGGGATGTTGAGTAGCATCCTTGTCCTTTATCCATAAGATACCTGTAGCACCCACATCCTCAGAGttttgacaaccaaaaatgtccttGTATCATGGCGGGGACACCCACCATTGAGCATCACTGGTTTAGAATTACACTGTCTCATTTACAGCTATGGCTGGGGGATttctatgctaagtcactttagtcgtgtctgactctttgtgaccctatgaactgtagcctgccaggcttctctgtccacagggatctccaggcaagaacactggggtgggttgtcatgccctcctccaggggatcttcctgattcagggactgaacccacatctcttatgtctcctgctttggcaggcgggttattatttaccactagtgccacctgggaggttTCTAGCAGGCAACAAATACAAGGTTCTCAAGGAAATGCCAGAGAGCTGAATAACGCACATGCAGGATAATCAGTTCCTGGATAATTAGAAATCGGCAGTATAGAGACTGGACATCTAAAATTTAGAAGAATCACAttgaatttctaaaatgaaaagaaagcctaTTTTGCAAGCCATTCAAGCTACAGGTTTGCATCAGATTCTGCCTGCCCTATTGTAAGCTCAGCAGCTTCAGTTGATGGTAAAATCGGCTTTTGTCAGAGTCCAGATGAGGGCTCAGCTTGGGGCTGTCACTGTTTTGAGTGGAACACCTGTGGTTTTGAATTTTTCCAGGGCTCCCCTGCTGCTCAGTGCCATCCTGCTTTTGGTATTTTTAGAGCACTGCTTTGTTTTAAGTAACGCCATATTGCAAAGGTACTTGGAGTCAAACTGGACATTGTGAGAGTCAGTTATTTGGTATAGGCATAAGGCATTTTGGAAGTACTAAGAGCAATTTTGATACAATATTCAGTGAGTCTAATATATTAAAGAGGAGGGAGCAATGGGTTACCCCCTAGGGGAGATATTCCAACCAGGGCCGCATTACTCTAGGGCAAACAAAGCATCTGCTTTTAACTGGGGCGCCAAAAGCAAGAGAAcctatttttgaaaacatttagtatttgacagtttttaaaatgatagtaTTAATAATTATGGAGAAAACAAACTCTGTCAAATGTCCTTACATTTATAGCTGGTAGAACTGGGAGCAGAGACAATTCCAGAATATCTACAGAGAAACAGCTTATTGGTAGCAATCTGGTAGGTCAGTGGTGCTAGAGACATGTCTGAAAACCACACTGAAATGTTTGAAGGGTCCTAAAAGGAATACTGGATGGGGATTTGATGGAAGGTATAGGGAAAGAGCTAATTGCCTACACTTCTCCTCtgacccaccccaccctctctgTAAGTCATATGATGGTGCTACCATGGGGAAGGGTCTTCCTGGTCCTCAGAGTCTCTGATTGTCTTAATTCAACTGCTAATTCTTTGGAGTAATGATAGTGGGAAGGGTCTTCCTGGTCCTCAGAGTCTCTGATTGTCTTAATTCAACTGCTAATTCTTTGGAGTAATGATAGTATTCAAAGAAATCTCAGCAATATTAGGAACAGGGGAGGTAAATCTATGCTTCATATTTCTCTGCACGGTTGAAGGGCAACATGGTTATGGCCCAGCAGATGTTTCAGCCTTGAAAAGAGTACAGAAAGGACAATATGTCTTACTTCCCTTTCTGTGCCCAAGTTGCTAATAACTGACTTAATGTCTCTAAATCAGGGCCAGGCTCATCTTTCTATTCTCAACATAGGCACCGCTTCCTCCAGAATCACCCCCTCCAGACTGAGCGAATACTCTTGCATGGCCTTTCCTCAGCCTCCTATACATCTGTAACCACAACCTTTATCACAGTGCATTGTCATGGCTCCTTGATTGCCCTCTCTTCCTGCTTGGTGGGCAGTTCCATGACAGAAGAGGCTCTATCAATGCTGCTTACAAATGAATTCTCAATGTTCTACAAAGGGTCTGCAGATAAAGGcacttaacaaatgtttatggTATGAATAATTTGAACACATTAGGTACTCAATAAACTGGTGTCAGGtgacaagaaaaataaaccatgtaATCAACATAAACACAGTTATTCTCTCAACTAATTAAATTTTGGTCAACTTTATAGataatttgtgaaaaaaaatcacacctgcCATGAAAAAGAGACATCACATTGGATGTGTTGAGTAGTGGGGCAGAGGATTCATTCTTAAGAACTTGGTGGTGAGgacttaaatgtttaaaataaaaagaatactaaCATTCCAAAAGAGATCAGAGTCTGAACTCAGTCTTATCTACAAAATAAGTACACCCTAGACAAATAATAAGTTCTGAAGCATAAATACAGGAGTACTTTCTAATGCCAAAATAGCATACCATATAAAAACAATATGGAAAGATACCATATAAGCAGGGAAGAAGCACGGGACAATTTCTTctcaaaatctaaaaatataaagtctccaCTTCCAAATGCCTTAACAACAGAAAGAGTATTAATCTGTAGAACACTTCTGAAGATTTAGATTTAGTCTCTTCAGGTATGAGTACTAGATTTTAAATGTCTGAATttctttatcattattataaatttCAAGGTCAAATTCAAAGCGATAAAGTTTTCACATTCATTCTAACCAGTTTCCTGTGAAAAGCAACATGCACTTTAAAACATACAAATTAGAATCGCATGAAATATCCAAGCACTAAATCTCATTTCAACTTTGCCATATTGGTTTGCTATTCCAATGTCCAACTTACCCAAATAATGTTATTTTGATTACAACTGAATAGgcatttttaaatgtcatggtatttgaaagaaaaaatgaccTTGTAATCATAATATACCATTGTGCTGTATAAATTCCAAATATGTAATTTATGTTTGTTCCTCTATATTATAAAAAGCAATTGCCAAGTtttgacataaataaataaaatgtacatgtTCTATGCAATCATCTGTATTTATTTCTTGATGCTTACAAGATTTATATTGTTAGGTTTGGttacttttggtttttatttttatactttgacTTAGCCTTTCAGAAACAAAAGTCTCCTTTTCATTgccttgaaatattttaagtggaGCCAggtttagaaatataatttttcataggaaaaaaagtCAACTTGCAAGGAAAAAAGTACTTTGAGATGATTTGAATCCAATTTTTTTATACAAGTTCCCACAGGACAGCCTAATTATATGTTACTATTTTAGAACTATTAGAAGATAGTCTATATGAAGACCTGAGATCTTAAATTCCATCTTATTAATAAATTATACCTTTAAAATAATAGACTTAGGGAATGATAACTCTGTTCTTTCTCCAAGGATTTGAAATCATATCCTTCTCAgtaatccatattttaaaaaagttgaaGTAAGGAAGTTGGTCTTTCCTTTTGTCTTGATATCTGATCAATGACTATATTCAAAATcactttttactctttttctcatgaatttctcctcttatttttactGTACTTGTCAAATAAGGCACTGTTAAATGGTATTTTGATTAATACtagttcttcttcctttctagatatatgttaatatatgaccTTTGGGCAATATAATAGTTATGTATCTATATAAGTACAGACAGGTTGTAACATAATCAcatgtttttacaaataaaataattctcaaaaaaaaCTTGGAATTTATCTTTTGTGGAAAATAGAATTCTCAACTCATTTGAACTAGGTCTTCAGATTAacatatttttgttataaatttatatttttgtgaccTTTGAAAACACATGTGTGGGGaatgtgtgtgctcggtcatgtcaaactctttgcaacttcatggactgtagccttgccaggctcctctgtccataatatttcccaaggaagaatactggaatggggtgccacttcctcctccaggggatcttcccagcccagggatcaaacccacatctctggtgtctcctgcattggcaggtggtttctttaccattagcacctcCCAAGCAtcattaaatgaaagaattttgGAAATCACCTTACCTACattcagaaaagtttttttttttttttttttttacccagtgGTATGTACTCTTTCATATAGTTCAGTCTCTGAGAAAGTGCTAGGGAGGTCAGGGTGTCAGCCTCTGTATAGTTGTGAATATTAGGATTTCTGGAATCAATTCTTAGTTTTTCTAAGTGATTAATGTTTCCCTTCTctgagtctctctctttttttttttttttattttcaagtgtaatTTGACTGGATTACTGGATGGCAGACTTCTTTTTTAATGAGGtctaatttaaggaaaaaatctttaaatgatGAATTGCCACTTATCATGAACTGGTCTTATCCTTTGgagaaaatgcaaattctcaaaCAAGTTTCTTAGTTTATCAAAGAGAAAAGTTTCaataaaaatgatcttttaaagCCAATAAATATCTCAGTATTTggagaataaaatacatatagtgtcataatttttattgtaaaatttaaGCAAGGATTAACTGGTTTTTTGATTTGGAAATATGAGAATTGATCAATTATAAAGAAATTTCCAATTCAAACTGTCTGCATTGCTTGATTTTGCAGagcaaaattttccttttttcaagagCTACAGTTTGGAGTTTGTGTTgaagtaaaaatatatacttgtCAATCAATTCTGCAATCCTTTTTTTAAGCAGTACGTGCAACTTAATTGTGAGAATTTATTCATGTACATAATTGAAATTTGAGGGCACATTTGTGACCCTTGAATTATTAatgctatcatttattttttattaaaaaatgctttgggGACCAGCATTTAGTCACCACAAATCTAAACTTAATTTTATAGGTATTTTTCACTGATTAAGTCTTTgcaaaaattaatatacataaaatatgcatgttatatacatataacatgaATGTGAACATGAGAATGTTTTCATGTCAATCAAAAACTTGGCTTATGACTCAGCATTCACAGAATCTAATATATACATCTTGCCCCTCTGGATTAAAGCAACAAGCGGATATCTAACAAAAATTGTTCATAGGAGTCCCTGTTTGTTTCCTTCAGACTCTGGAGCTTCATTAGGaacgtttttttctttctttttaactttattctCCCTAGTTGGTATATGGGAACCGGTTCAAAGGAAACATCTAAAGGCTGAGAATTTTCTTGTCTCCTCTGAGAACTTGAAATCTGCCAGTACTAGTGAGGATGATGAAAGAGGAATACCAAAAGTTTAGGGCAAAGATAAATGAAGGACTGTTGCTTGGCTTTTTCCTGTGAAGTTGGAGAAGTTGGCCTTGGAACCAAAATTACAGAACTTTATTACTAATATTACTTTTGGACTATCTAGTTGTTTGCAATAACTATTCAGTCTGCCTTCTCCTATACAGTGTGGGTAACATTAGAAAAGTAAACAATTACCAAAACAATCTCAGCTTCCAGGGGTTCAGTCGCTTTTGCTATTGTCACTGGGGGTGAGGCTGCAATCTGCGCCTTCCGtttggccttttgtgtctgaagATTGGTAAAGTAGTTGACAGCAGCAAACTCAATAAGAGCAGAGAAGACGAAAGCAAAGCAAACAGCTATGAACCAATCCATGGCGGTTGCATAAGACACTTTTGGCAAGGAGTGCCGGGCACTGATGCTTAAAGTGGTCATGGTTAAAACAGTGGTGATTCCTAAAACCAAACAGAATAAGAAATGCAGTATTAGCATTTGCAATCGAATAACAGGCTTAAATGGGAACTTATTGGAGAAGATTTCAGTTACAAatgtaatttttgttattttactattttaattgttCACAATTATTATCATAGGCATCCATATTTTTGTATCTTTCAATACCTTGCATACATTGTAGTTGctcaaaaagttattttttgaaGTGATTTagtttaacaataataatataatagtaAATTATTATTACATGAGTAATACAATCTTGAACTTCTGATCATATTTAATGCTGATATAATATTTCATCATAAGTATTTGTATAggtgataaatataaaattagatttcacaatattttaatttctagattggttttaagataaaatatttaatcacaagaaaataatttcatcacTCATCTTGCAGCAGTTTTCTGTCTTGGAGGATTTATATAATCCAAAGATGATTAGCaacattatataaatattcttttataatttacAGAAAGAAATCTGTTTTACTGTGGTAAATTAAAAAGTCAGAATTCATCTGAGATTTCAATTAAACTTAGGTCTTCCCTATGAGCTAGTAAACTTATAATCATGAAAGCTGAGAAAAAAATTGAGCTTTGTTACAGAAGATATTTTCTGTtatagctctttttcttttttcattttgttccgtCACACTGTTAGTGATTCTATATAGCATAAATGTAACTAAATATTTAGGCTGAACAATAGGAAATTGGTGATATTTAACTATTTTTAGACCtaaaaaatggcaaatttttTATGATCCTACCTAATAAAAGGGAGATATATTCTGTGTATTCATGGGTT
This genomic window from Cervus canadensis isolate Bull #8, Minnesota chromosome 4, ASM1932006v1, whole genome shotgun sequence contains:
- the LOC122439602 gene encoding developmental pluripotency-associated protein 4-like, which encodes MHGEHKQGACDPGDTSQRCDGVKTPRTPTRIPIPTLPSVLPPVNLVHRDVIRAWCQQLKLSTKGPKLDGYKRLCKYAYPHQKNFPATAQEARILSLSKRIKIEKGELPLEGSEGAAPPTGGPPALEGAPPPPEGVVSTSAPNSEAVFAAWSRMTTRAMKTEPVHSQETGEVRWCVVHGRSLPASTGGWAQLQFHAGQAWVPGKRRRVSALFLIPSGDFPPPHLEDNMLCPECVHRNKVLTKSLQ